One Thermococcus sp. genomic window carries:
- the priS gene encoding DNA primase catalytic subunit PriS codes for MLLREVSKEERKLYYKGEWDAGRIPDFILDTLELREFGFDHTGEGPSDRKNTYSDVRDLEDYVKATAPYAIYSSVALYENPERMEGWKGAELVFDIDAKDLPLRRCQNEHPSGQVCPICLEDAKELARDTVVILREDFGFDNVHIVYSGRGYHIRVLDDWALRLDTKAREKILAYVSASEEVTFDDIQSRRIMLSSGYFRAFRLRFGYFIERASLNHLLGIGLRKSLAEKLLEEETRRKIVESFVKKGLLASFPEGTGYKSLLRLFGLSSTFSRAYFDGRVTVDVKRILRLPSSLHSKVGLITTYIGSSERKLERFNPFRDAVPKFRKKEVEEAYREWLEEHGQ; via the coding sequence ATGTTGCTGAGGGAAGTGAGTAAGGAGGAGAGGAAGCTCTACTACAAGGGCGAGTGGGACGCTGGCAGGATACCCGACTTCATACTCGACACCCTTGAGCTGAGGGAGTTTGGCTTCGACCACACCGGCGAGGGCCCGAGCGACAGGAAGAATACCTATTCCGACGTTAGGGATCTTGAGGACTATGTTAAAGCGACGGCACCCTACGCGATATACTCCTCCGTTGCCCTCTACGAGAACCCGGAGAGAATGGAGGGCTGGAAGGGTGCCGAGCTCGTGTTCGACATAGACGCCAAAGACCTCCCCCTCAGGCGCTGTCAGAACGAGCATCCGAGCGGTCAAGTATGCCCCATCTGCTTGGAAGACGCCAAGGAGCTCGCGAGGGACACTGTGGTTATCCTGAGGGAGGACTTCGGGTTTGATAACGTCCACATAGTTTATTCGGGTAGGGGCTATCACATCAGGGTTCTCGACGACTGGGCTTTAAGGCTTGACACAAAGGCGAGGGAGAAGATTCTGGCCTATGTAAGTGCCTCAGAGGAGGTTACCTTTGATGATATTCAGAGCAGGAGGATAATGCTGTCCTCTGGCTACTTCAGGGCCTTTCGCCTGCGCTTCGGCTACTTCATAGAGAGGGCCAGCCTAAACCACCTCCTAGGCATAGGGCTGAGAAAAAGCCTCGCCGAGAAACTTCTTGAGGAGGAAACAAGGAGGAAAATCGTCGAGAGCTTTGTTAAGAAGGGCCTCCTTGCCTCTTTCCCGGAGGGCACAGGCTATAAGTCGCTCCTCAGGCTCTTTGGCCTCTCTTCCACCTTCTCAAGGGCATACTTTGACGGTCGCGTTACCGTTGACGTGAAAAGAATCCTCCGCCTTCCTTCGAGCCTCCACTCCAAAGTTGGACTAATCACGACCTACATCGGCTCCAGTGAGAGAAAGCTTGAGCGGTTCAACCCCTTCAGGGATGCTGTTCCAAAGTTCAGAAAAAAGGAAGTCGAGGAGGCCTACAGGGAGTGGCTAGAGGAGCATGGTCAATGA
- a CDS encoding DMT family transporter: MRGKAEIVASMLIWGSVGIFSRLSGLSGLGVAFARVSLGSMVLLPALLFRGKLKKAFETLMERKLSALLLGLVLALNWVFLFTAFNRTTIANAVLVYYLSPVMATLMSWRFLGESIGRRWMLIGMAFTGFLIIALGNGFDVGSKDFQGVILALIAGFFYAMIPNLGRAMRDVDGEVLTFLQLALASLFLLPFVLFLPVGKPVPWAVAILVLVHTVLALYIYMDGLKKVEVNEVALLSYLDPLSAVVYAFLVFGEVPTLETAIGGALILLASAMDVVLARGP, translated from the coding sequence ATGAGGGGAAAGGCCGAGATAGTTGCTTCCATGCTCATCTGGGGAAGCGTTGGGATATTCTCACGCCTTTCAGGGTTAAGTGGTCTTGGGGTGGCGTTTGCCAGGGTTTCGCTCGGCTCGATGGTTCTCCTGCCCGCCCTACTATTTAGGGGGAAGCTCAAGAAAGCATTCGAGACGTTGATGGAGAGAAAACTTTCCGCTCTTCTTCTCGGCCTCGTGCTGGCCCTCAACTGGGTCTTTCTGTTCACGGCCTTCAACAGGACGACCATAGCCAATGCCGTCCTCGTCTATTACCTCTCACCCGTTATGGCAACGCTTATGTCGTGGCGTTTCCTCGGGGAGAGCATAGGAAGAAGGTGGATGCTCATCGGGATGGCCTTTACTGGCTTTCTGATAATAGCCCTCGGCAACGGCTTTGATGTCGGGAGCAAGGACTTTCAGGGGGTAATCCTCGCCCTGATTGCCGGGTTCTTCTACGCCATGATACCGAACCTCGGGAGGGCTATGCGTGACGTTGACGGTGAGGTTCTGACTTTTCTCCAGCTTGCCCTGGCGTCTCTCTTCCTCCTGCCATTTGTCCTGTTCCTCCCCGTTGGAAAGCCAGTTCCCTGGGCGGTTGCCATCTTAGTCCTCGTCCACACAGTTCTGGCCCTCTACATCTACATGGACGGCCTCAAGAAGGTTGAAGTAAACGAGGTTGCCCTCCTCAGCTACCTCGACCCTTTGAGCGCGGTGGTTTATGCCTTTCTGGTCTTTGGGGAAGTTCCAACCCTAGAAACAGCTATAGGTGGAGCTTTAATTCTGCTGGCATCTGCAATGGATGTTGTTCTGGCGAGGGGGCCGTAG